From one Brachypodium distachyon strain Bd21 chromosome 4, Brachypodium_distachyon_v3.0, whole genome shotgun sequence genomic stretch:
- the LOC100827416 gene encoding uncharacterized protein LOC100827416 isoform X1, whose amino-acid sequence MSLTLAGHRILFLLLLLVELLAPTRCAGESATCLAVYREGGAPAVYQSAHCPRWSLHPGGEEDGEQRSSSSTPRTCHVAARRGRRRSQEDRAVCALGIRIPFIEGTRIKEVDVGVMAIFDGHNGSEASEMASKLLLEYFLLHVYFLLDGIYSIMFKKSTGKLTYKEVTILNNILNMYKEDQSIHRESTEKCRSCWTSPAILDRSFHMEILKESLLRAVHDIDLTFSKEALRKNFESGSTATVVLIADGQIIAANVGDSKAFLCSESHAHNRQKRKRRRKRNSSNHDDFALVNYDGPLYNVKELTKDHHPDREDERSRVEAAGGTVLEWAGVYRVNGELALSRAIGDVPFKRYGVISTPELTGWQLLSANDSFLIASSDGVFEKMTMQDVCDMMLHAKLGVNQGFETSVVAQQNLADYIVHLALQKGTTDNVATVVVPLVSASSSVATIENELHLEENSRKSVLPLHTIPYQHNSDDRVSSAVMDMEYFKHSSTKFQRFLVDAKLNSLGCFYLSESLDEDMDYIFRVPESYQHGGVRDFNHIPTENVLYSDGYLEKYKDRNFCWYLGHQDDELGRCNSPEGFANYFGLLDSVSHNGSNLNSSHSFGYNIADIRYKLKKRFDRGSYGEVWLAFRWNCSDDIDAHKNPSHFSTILTPDSYNCTSSNTTSSYEDNVSDIIDGDLFILKRIMVERGNAAYLSGLREKYFGELFSNASKTLEELSRMESSSTAFPVDMQFVQYTFPEQNMSAIEESLKHVARFIESFESESKEIWLVYRNEGRSLSKLIYAAEETKLVTGDDNERVRHIQVLQPSKWWYWLRTTKAGQKQMQNLLWQLLMGLKACHDRNITHRDIKPENMIICFEDLETAKCLREIPSEAKENKLNMRLIDFGSAIDDFTLKHLYGSGPTRSEQTFEYTPPEALLNSSWFQGSKTARLKYDIWSVGVVMLELIVGSPHVFQISDRARVLMDQRLEGWSEQTKELAYKLRSYMELCILVPGISSQHQGSGNSERGHAGLASWKCSEESFAHQVKIRDPLKMGFPNLWALRLARQLLVWHQEDRLTVDEALNHPYFQEPP is encoded by the exons ATGTCCTTAACCCTCGCTGGCCACCGtatcctcttccttctcctcctcctcgtagAGCTCCTCGCGCCGACTCGGTGCGCGGGGGAGTCGGCGACGTGCCTCGCCGTGTACCGGGAGGGGGGCGCGCCCGCGGTGTACCAGTCGGCGCACTGCCCCCGCTGGAGCCTCCACCCCGGCGGTGAGGAGGATGGGGAACAGAGATCATCATCTTCGACGCCGAGGACCTGCCACGTGGCGGCCCGCCGCGGTCGCCGGCGCTCCCAGGAGGACCGCGCCGTCTGCGCGCTCGGCATCCGCATCCCGTTCATAG AGGGAACGAGGATTAAAGAGGTGGATGTTGGAGTGATGGCAATATTTGATGGTCACAATGGATCTGAGGCTAGTGAGATGGCTTCTAAGCTCTTGCTGGAGTACTTTTTGCTCCATGTatattttcttcttgatgGTATATATTCCATCATGTTCAAAAAATCTACTGGAAAGCTGACATATAAGGAAGTTACGATACTTAATAACATCCTTAACATGTACAAAGAGGATCAATCCATTCACAGGGAGAG TACTGAAAAATGCAGGTCCTGTTGGACATCTCCCGCTATTCTAGATCGATCATTTCACATGGAAATTCTGAAGGAATCATTATTAAGGGCAGTTCATGATATTGATTTAACATTCTCCAAGGAAG CTTTACGGAAAAATTTCGAGTCCGGTTCGACGGCAACTGTGGTCTTGATAGCCGATGGACAAATCATAGCTGCTAATGTGGGAGATTCAAAAGCTTTTTTGTGCTCAGAAAGTCATGCCCATAACCGTCAAAAGA GGAAAcggagaagaaagagaaactcAAGCAACCATGACGACTTTGCTTTGGTAAATTATGATGGACCTCTTTATAACGTAAAGGAGTTGACCAAGGACCATCATCCGGATAGAGAAGACGAGAGAAGCCGTGTAGAAGCTGCTGGTGGTACTGTTCTTGAGTGGGCTGGTGTATACCGTGTTAATGGTGAGCTAGCATTATCGCGAGCTATCGGTGATGTGCCTTTCAAACG GTATGGTGTGATATCGACACCTGAACTGACAGGGTGGCAGCTTCTGTCAGCAAATGATAGCTTTCTTATTGCTTCATCTGATGGTGTCTTTGAGAAAATGACCATGCAAGATGTTTGCGATATGATGTTGCATGCAAAACTTGGTGTTAACCAGGGTTTCGAAACCTCTGTTGTCGCACAACAGAATTTGGCAGATTACATAGTTCATCTTGCTTTGCAGAAAGGAACAACAGACAATGTAGCAACTGTGGTTGTTCCATTGGTATCTGCTAGTAGCTCTGTGGCTACAATAGAAAATGAGCTCCATCTTGAAGAAAATTCCAGGAAATCTGTTTTGCCTTTACACACCATTCCATACCAACATAATTCTG ATGATCGAGTTAGTTCAGCTGTTATGGACATGGAATATTTCAAGCACTCATCGACAAAGTTTCAGAGATTCTTG GTTGACGCAAAACTTAATTCACTGGGTTGTTTCTACTTATCTGAGAGTCTTGATGAAGATATGGACTATATATTCAGAGTACCAGAGTCCTATCAGCATGGAGGAGTCCGTGATTTCAATCACATTCCAACTGAAAATGTGTTATATTCTGATG GATATCTTGAAAAATACAAGGACAGAAACTTTTGCTGGTACCTTGGCCATCAAGATGATGAGCTGGGACGGTGTAATAGTCCTGAAGGTTTTGCAAATTATTTTGGTTTGCTTGATTCTGTTTCACACAATGGAAGCAATTTGAACAGTTCACATTCATTTGGCTACAACATAGCTGATATCAG ATACAAGCTGAAGAAGAGATTTGATCGCGGTTCATATGGTGAAGTCTGGTTGGCGTTTCGTTGGAATTGCTCTGATGATATAGATGCACATAAAAATCCTTCCCACTTTAGCACTATACTAACACCAGACTCATATAATTGCACAAGTTCGAATACAACATCATCTTATGAAGATAATGTCTCAGACATAATAGATGGTGATTTATTCATATTGAAGCGCATAATG GTGGAGAGAGGAAATGCTGCTTACTTGAGTGGATTGCGAGAGAAATATTTTGGAGAATTATTTTCAAATGCTTCAAAGACTCTTGAAGAATTGTCAAGGATGGAATCATCATCTACAGCATTTCCAGTGGACATGCAATTCGTTCAGTATACCTTTCCAGAACAGAACATGTCAGCTATTGAAGAATCACTGAAGCATGTGGCTAGGTTTATAGAATCTTTTGAATCAGAATCGAAGGAAATCTGGCTTGTGTACCGCAATGAAGGCCGCTCATTATCGAAACTGATATATGCAGCCGAAGAAACAAAGTTAGTTACTGGTGATGATAATGAGAGGGTCAGACATATTCAAGTTCTGCAACCATCAAAGTGGTGGTATTGGTTAAGGACAACTAAAGCTGGACAAAAGCAAATGCAAAACCTCTTGTGGCAGCTG CTGATGGGTCTGAAGGCTTGTCATGATCGTAATATCACTCACAGGGATATTAAACCTG AGAACATGATCatctgctttgaggatttggaGACTGCAAAGTGTTTAAGAGAAATTCCATCCGAAGCAAAGGAAAACAAGCTTAATAT GCGCCTTATTGACTTTGGCAGTGCCATTGATGATTTTACTTTGAAGCATCTTTATGGTTCAGGGCCTACTCG GTCTGAGCAGACTTTTGAGTACACTCCTCCAGAGGCACTCCTTAATTCAAGTTGGTTTCAGGGATCAAAAACTGCACGACTGAA GTATGATATCTGGAGTGTTGGTGTTGTCATGCTGGAGTTGATTGTAGGTTCACCACATGTTTTCCAGATAAGTGACCGTGCACGTGTTCTAATGGATCAGCGCCTCGAAGGGTGGAGTGAGCAAACGAAGGAGCTTGCATATAA GTTGAGGTCTTACATGGAACTGTGCATTTTAGTCCCAGGGATTTCCTCGCAACATCAGGGCAGCGGTAACTCAGAACGG GGTCACGCGGGGTTGGCTTCTTGGAAATGCTCTGAAGAATCATTTGCCCATCAAGTGAAAATCAGAGATCCTCTTAAAATGGG TTTTCCTAATTTGTGGGCATTGCGACTAGCACGTCAGCTACTAGTGTGGCATCAG GAAGACCGCCTAACCGTTGACGAAGCACTGAATCATCCTTACTTTCAAGAGCCACCGTAA
- the LOC100827416 gene encoding uncharacterized protein LOC100827416 isoform X2, with translation MSLTLAGHRILFLLLLLVELLAPTRCAGESATCLAVYREGGAPAVYQSAHCPRWSLHPGGEEDGEQRSSSSTPRTCHVAARRGRRRSQEDRAVCALGIRIPFIEGTRIKEVDVGVMAIFDGHNGSEASEMASKLLLEYFLLHVYFLLDGIYSIMFKKSTGKLTYKEVTILNNILNMYKEDQSIHRERSCWTSPAILDRSFHMEILKESLLRAVHDIDLTFSKEALRKNFESGSTATVVLIADGQIIAANVGDSKAFLCSESHAHNRQKRKRRRKRNSSNHDDFALVNYDGPLYNVKELTKDHHPDREDERSRVEAAGGTVLEWAGVYRVNGELALSRAIGDVPFKRYGVISTPELTGWQLLSANDSFLIASSDGVFEKMTMQDVCDMMLHAKLGVNQGFETSVVAQQNLADYIVHLALQKGTTDNVATVVVPLVSASSSVATIENELHLEENSRKSVLPLHTIPYQHNSDDRVSSAVMDMEYFKHSSTKFQRFLVDAKLNSLGCFYLSESLDEDMDYIFRVPESYQHGGVRDFNHIPTENVLYSDGYLEKYKDRNFCWYLGHQDDELGRCNSPEGFANYFGLLDSVSHNGSNLNSSHSFGYNIADIRYKLKKRFDRGSYGEVWLAFRWNCSDDIDAHKNPSHFSTILTPDSYNCTSSNTTSSYEDNVSDIIDGDLFILKRIMVERGNAAYLSGLREKYFGELFSNASKTLEELSRMESSSTAFPVDMQFVQYTFPEQNMSAIEESLKHVARFIESFESESKEIWLVYRNEGRSLSKLIYAAEETKLVTGDDNERVRHIQVLQPSKWWYWLRTTKAGQKQMQNLLWQLLMGLKACHDRNITHRDIKPENMIICFEDLETAKCLREIPSEAKENKLNMRLIDFGSAIDDFTLKHLYGSGPTRSEQTFEYTPPEALLNSSWFQGSKTARLKYDIWSVGVVMLELIVGSPHVFQISDRARVLMDQRLEGWSEQTKELAYKLRSYMELCILVPGISSQHQGSGNSERGHAGLASWKCSEESFAHQVKIRDPLKMGFPNLWALRLARQLLVWHQEDRLTVDEALNHPYFQEPP, from the exons ATGTCCTTAACCCTCGCTGGCCACCGtatcctcttccttctcctcctcctcgtagAGCTCCTCGCGCCGACTCGGTGCGCGGGGGAGTCGGCGACGTGCCTCGCCGTGTACCGGGAGGGGGGCGCGCCCGCGGTGTACCAGTCGGCGCACTGCCCCCGCTGGAGCCTCCACCCCGGCGGTGAGGAGGATGGGGAACAGAGATCATCATCTTCGACGCCGAGGACCTGCCACGTGGCGGCCCGCCGCGGTCGCCGGCGCTCCCAGGAGGACCGCGCCGTCTGCGCGCTCGGCATCCGCATCCCGTTCATAG AGGGAACGAGGATTAAAGAGGTGGATGTTGGAGTGATGGCAATATTTGATGGTCACAATGGATCTGAGGCTAGTGAGATGGCTTCTAAGCTCTTGCTGGAGTACTTTTTGCTCCATGTatattttcttcttgatgGTATATATTCCATCATGTTCAAAAAATCTACTGGAAAGCTGACATATAAGGAAGTTACGATACTTAATAACATCCTTAACATGTACAAAGAGGATCAATCCATTCACAGGGAGAG GTCCTGTTGGACATCTCCCGCTATTCTAGATCGATCATTTCACATGGAAATTCTGAAGGAATCATTATTAAGGGCAGTTCATGATATTGATTTAACATTCTCCAAGGAAG CTTTACGGAAAAATTTCGAGTCCGGTTCGACGGCAACTGTGGTCTTGATAGCCGATGGACAAATCATAGCTGCTAATGTGGGAGATTCAAAAGCTTTTTTGTGCTCAGAAAGTCATGCCCATAACCGTCAAAAGA GGAAAcggagaagaaagagaaactcAAGCAACCATGACGACTTTGCTTTGGTAAATTATGATGGACCTCTTTATAACGTAAAGGAGTTGACCAAGGACCATCATCCGGATAGAGAAGACGAGAGAAGCCGTGTAGAAGCTGCTGGTGGTACTGTTCTTGAGTGGGCTGGTGTATACCGTGTTAATGGTGAGCTAGCATTATCGCGAGCTATCGGTGATGTGCCTTTCAAACG GTATGGTGTGATATCGACACCTGAACTGACAGGGTGGCAGCTTCTGTCAGCAAATGATAGCTTTCTTATTGCTTCATCTGATGGTGTCTTTGAGAAAATGACCATGCAAGATGTTTGCGATATGATGTTGCATGCAAAACTTGGTGTTAACCAGGGTTTCGAAACCTCTGTTGTCGCACAACAGAATTTGGCAGATTACATAGTTCATCTTGCTTTGCAGAAAGGAACAACAGACAATGTAGCAACTGTGGTTGTTCCATTGGTATCTGCTAGTAGCTCTGTGGCTACAATAGAAAATGAGCTCCATCTTGAAGAAAATTCCAGGAAATCTGTTTTGCCTTTACACACCATTCCATACCAACATAATTCTG ATGATCGAGTTAGTTCAGCTGTTATGGACATGGAATATTTCAAGCACTCATCGACAAAGTTTCAGAGATTCTTG GTTGACGCAAAACTTAATTCACTGGGTTGTTTCTACTTATCTGAGAGTCTTGATGAAGATATGGACTATATATTCAGAGTACCAGAGTCCTATCAGCATGGAGGAGTCCGTGATTTCAATCACATTCCAACTGAAAATGTGTTATATTCTGATG GATATCTTGAAAAATACAAGGACAGAAACTTTTGCTGGTACCTTGGCCATCAAGATGATGAGCTGGGACGGTGTAATAGTCCTGAAGGTTTTGCAAATTATTTTGGTTTGCTTGATTCTGTTTCACACAATGGAAGCAATTTGAACAGTTCACATTCATTTGGCTACAACATAGCTGATATCAG ATACAAGCTGAAGAAGAGATTTGATCGCGGTTCATATGGTGAAGTCTGGTTGGCGTTTCGTTGGAATTGCTCTGATGATATAGATGCACATAAAAATCCTTCCCACTTTAGCACTATACTAACACCAGACTCATATAATTGCACAAGTTCGAATACAACATCATCTTATGAAGATAATGTCTCAGACATAATAGATGGTGATTTATTCATATTGAAGCGCATAATG GTGGAGAGAGGAAATGCTGCTTACTTGAGTGGATTGCGAGAGAAATATTTTGGAGAATTATTTTCAAATGCTTCAAAGACTCTTGAAGAATTGTCAAGGATGGAATCATCATCTACAGCATTTCCAGTGGACATGCAATTCGTTCAGTATACCTTTCCAGAACAGAACATGTCAGCTATTGAAGAATCACTGAAGCATGTGGCTAGGTTTATAGAATCTTTTGAATCAGAATCGAAGGAAATCTGGCTTGTGTACCGCAATGAAGGCCGCTCATTATCGAAACTGATATATGCAGCCGAAGAAACAAAGTTAGTTACTGGTGATGATAATGAGAGGGTCAGACATATTCAAGTTCTGCAACCATCAAAGTGGTGGTATTGGTTAAGGACAACTAAAGCTGGACAAAAGCAAATGCAAAACCTCTTGTGGCAGCTG CTGATGGGTCTGAAGGCTTGTCATGATCGTAATATCACTCACAGGGATATTAAACCTG AGAACATGATCatctgctttgaggatttggaGACTGCAAAGTGTTTAAGAGAAATTCCATCCGAAGCAAAGGAAAACAAGCTTAATAT GCGCCTTATTGACTTTGGCAGTGCCATTGATGATTTTACTTTGAAGCATCTTTATGGTTCAGGGCCTACTCG GTCTGAGCAGACTTTTGAGTACACTCCTCCAGAGGCACTCCTTAATTCAAGTTGGTTTCAGGGATCAAAAACTGCACGACTGAA GTATGATATCTGGAGTGTTGGTGTTGTCATGCTGGAGTTGATTGTAGGTTCACCACATGTTTTCCAGATAAGTGACCGTGCACGTGTTCTAATGGATCAGCGCCTCGAAGGGTGGAGTGAGCAAACGAAGGAGCTTGCATATAA GTTGAGGTCTTACATGGAACTGTGCATTTTAGTCCCAGGGATTTCCTCGCAACATCAGGGCAGCGGTAACTCAGAACGG GGTCACGCGGGGTTGGCTTCTTGGAAATGCTCTGAAGAATCATTTGCCCATCAAGTGAAAATCAGAGATCCTCTTAAAATGGG TTTTCCTAATTTGTGGGCATTGCGACTAGCACGTCAGCTACTAGTGTGGCATCAG GAAGACCGCCTAACCGTTGACGAAGCACTGAATCATCCTTACTTTCAAGAGCCACCGTAA
- the LOC100827416 gene encoding uncharacterized protein LOC100827416 isoform X3 — translation MEILKESLLRAVHDIDLTFSKEALRKNFESGSTATVVLIADGQIIAANVGDSKAFLCSESHAHNRQKRKRRRKRNSSNHDDFALVNYDGPLYNVKELTKDHHPDREDERSRVEAAGGTVLEWAGVYRVNGELALSRAIGDVPFKRYGVISTPELTGWQLLSANDSFLIASSDGVFEKMTMQDVCDMMLHAKLGVNQGFETSVVAQQNLADYIVHLALQKGTTDNVATVVVPLVSASSSVATIENELHLEENSRKSVLPLHTIPYQHNSDDRVSSAVMDMEYFKHSSTKFQRFLVDAKLNSLGCFYLSESLDEDMDYIFRVPESYQHGGVRDFNHIPTENVLYSDGYLEKYKDRNFCWYLGHQDDELGRCNSPEGFANYFGLLDSVSHNGSNLNSSHSFGYNIADIRYKLKKRFDRGSYGEVWLAFRWNCSDDIDAHKNPSHFSTILTPDSYNCTSSNTTSSYEDNVSDIIDGDLFILKRIMVERGNAAYLSGLREKYFGELFSNASKTLEELSRMESSSTAFPVDMQFVQYTFPEQNMSAIEESLKHVARFIESFESESKEIWLVYRNEGRSLSKLIYAAEETKLVTGDDNERVRHIQVLQPSKWWYWLRTTKAGQKQMQNLLWQLLMGLKACHDRNITHRDIKPENMIICFEDLETAKCLREIPSEAKENKLNMRLIDFGSAIDDFTLKHLYGSGPTRSEQTFEYTPPEALLNSSWFQGSKTARLKYDIWSVGVVMLELIVGSPHVFQISDRARVLMDQRLEGWSEQTKELAYKLRSYMELCILVPGISSQHQGSGNSERGHAGLASWKCSEESFAHQVKIRDPLKMGFPNLWALRLARQLLVWHQEDRLTVDEALNHPYFQEPP, via the exons ATGGAAATTCTGAAGGAATCATTATTAAGGGCAGTTCATGATATTGATTTAACATTCTCCAAGGAAG CTTTACGGAAAAATTTCGAGTCCGGTTCGACGGCAACTGTGGTCTTGATAGCCGATGGACAAATCATAGCTGCTAATGTGGGAGATTCAAAAGCTTTTTTGTGCTCAGAAAGTCATGCCCATAACCGTCAAAAGA GGAAAcggagaagaaagagaaactcAAGCAACCATGACGACTTTGCTTTGGTAAATTATGATGGACCTCTTTATAACGTAAAGGAGTTGACCAAGGACCATCATCCGGATAGAGAAGACGAGAGAAGCCGTGTAGAAGCTGCTGGTGGTACTGTTCTTGAGTGGGCTGGTGTATACCGTGTTAATGGTGAGCTAGCATTATCGCGAGCTATCGGTGATGTGCCTTTCAAACG GTATGGTGTGATATCGACACCTGAACTGACAGGGTGGCAGCTTCTGTCAGCAAATGATAGCTTTCTTATTGCTTCATCTGATGGTGTCTTTGAGAAAATGACCATGCAAGATGTTTGCGATATGATGTTGCATGCAAAACTTGGTGTTAACCAGGGTTTCGAAACCTCTGTTGTCGCACAACAGAATTTGGCAGATTACATAGTTCATCTTGCTTTGCAGAAAGGAACAACAGACAATGTAGCAACTGTGGTTGTTCCATTGGTATCTGCTAGTAGCTCTGTGGCTACAATAGAAAATGAGCTCCATCTTGAAGAAAATTCCAGGAAATCTGTTTTGCCTTTACACACCATTCCATACCAACATAATTCTG ATGATCGAGTTAGTTCAGCTGTTATGGACATGGAATATTTCAAGCACTCATCGACAAAGTTTCAGAGATTCTTG GTTGACGCAAAACTTAATTCACTGGGTTGTTTCTACTTATCTGAGAGTCTTGATGAAGATATGGACTATATATTCAGAGTACCAGAGTCCTATCAGCATGGAGGAGTCCGTGATTTCAATCACATTCCAACTGAAAATGTGTTATATTCTGATG GATATCTTGAAAAATACAAGGACAGAAACTTTTGCTGGTACCTTGGCCATCAAGATGATGAGCTGGGACGGTGTAATAGTCCTGAAGGTTTTGCAAATTATTTTGGTTTGCTTGATTCTGTTTCACACAATGGAAGCAATTTGAACAGTTCACATTCATTTGGCTACAACATAGCTGATATCAG ATACAAGCTGAAGAAGAGATTTGATCGCGGTTCATATGGTGAAGTCTGGTTGGCGTTTCGTTGGAATTGCTCTGATGATATAGATGCACATAAAAATCCTTCCCACTTTAGCACTATACTAACACCAGACTCATATAATTGCACAAGTTCGAATACAACATCATCTTATGAAGATAATGTCTCAGACATAATAGATGGTGATTTATTCATATTGAAGCGCATAATG GTGGAGAGAGGAAATGCTGCTTACTTGAGTGGATTGCGAGAGAAATATTTTGGAGAATTATTTTCAAATGCTTCAAAGACTCTTGAAGAATTGTCAAGGATGGAATCATCATCTACAGCATTTCCAGTGGACATGCAATTCGTTCAGTATACCTTTCCAGAACAGAACATGTCAGCTATTGAAGAATCACTGAAGCATGTGGCTAGGTTTATAGAATCTTTTGAATCAGAATCGAAGGAAATCTGGCTTGTGTACCGCAATGAAGGCCGCTCATTATCGAAACTGATATATGCAGCCGAAGAAACAAAGTTAGTTACTGGTGATGATAATGAGAGGGTCAGACATATTCAAGTTCTGCAACCATCAAAGTGGTGGTATTGGTTAAGGACAACTAAAGCTGGACAAAAGCAAATGCAAAACCTCTTGTGGCAGCTG CTGATGGGTCTGAAGGCTTGTCATGATCGTAATATCACTCACAGGGATATTAAACCTG AGAACATGATCatctgctttgaggatttggaGACTGCAAAGTGTTTAAGAGAAATTCCATCCGAAGCAAAGGAAAACAAGCTTAATAT GCGCCTTATTGACTTTGGCAGTGCCATTGATGATTTTACTTTGAAGCATCTTTATGGTTCAGGGCCTACTCG GTCTGAGCAGACTTTTGAGTACACTCCTCCAGAGGCACTCCTTAATTCAAGTTGGTTTCAGGGATCAAAAACTGCACGACTGAA GTATGATATCTGGAGTGTTGGTGTTGTCATGCTGGAGTTGATTGTAGGTTCACCACATGTTTTCCAGATAAGTGACCGTGCACGTGTTCTAATGGATCAGCGCCTCGAAGGGTGGAGTGAGCAAACGAAGGAGCTTGCATATAA GTTGAGGTCTTACATGGAACTGTGCATTTTAGTCCCAGGGATTTCCTCGCAACATCAGGGCAGCGGTAACTCAGAACGG GGTCACGCGGGGTTGGCTTCTTGGAAATGCTCTGAAGAATCATTTGCCCATCAAGTGAAAATCAGAGATCCTCTTAAAATGGG TTTTCCTAATTTGTGGGCATTGCGACTAGCACGTCAGCTACTAGTGTGGCATCAG GAAGACCGCCTAACCGTTGACGAAGCACTGAATCATCCTTACTTTCAAGAGCCACCGTAA